From Pseudovibrio sp. Tun.PSC04-5.I4, a single genomic window includes:
- a CDS encoding phytanoyl-CoA dioxygenase family protein: protein MDADVLADNHWGSTATDTQLKDIKKTLPLRVLSQEDWQHWITRGYVIVRQAVPQENVKRLVDLLWEFDEKDPKDPSTWYAPQRRAHKMLELNNAGMLEIYNHQYLWDNRIQQRLYDAFVDIWDREDLWVSIDRANLNPPKKNRDGKPGFIHWDVDTSIRPQPISVQGVLSLVKQDSETGGFQCIPKLFEGFEEWVKTQPEDRDPKHPDYTGFEIENTEMEPGDLMIFNALLAHGIRPNNSKDKVRIAQYVSMFPAEQENEQLRKERIHQWKTMEPPQRASFPGDPRDWEKKNAKTAELTDLGKKLLGADLW, encoded by the coding sequence ATGGACGCGGATGTTCTTGCTGACAATCACTGGGGGTCAACCGCAACAGACACTCAGCTAAAGGATATCAAAAAGACCTTGCCACTGCGTGTGCTTTCCCAGGAGGACTGGCAGCACTGGATTACGCGTGGCTACGTTATTGTGAGGCAAGCCGTCCCACAAGAAAACGTCAAACGGCTGGTAGACCTGCTGTGGGAGTTTGATGAGAAGGATCCTAAGGACCCCTCCACATGGTACGCACCACAACGCCGTGCTCATAAAATGCTGGAGCTGAACAACGCCGGCATGCTGGAAATCTATAATCACCAGTACCTCTGGGATAATAGAATACAGCAACGCCTTTATGATGCCTTCGTGGACATCTGGGACAGAGAAGACCTCTGGGTCAGCATTGATAGAGCCAACCTCAACCCACCTAAGAAGAACAGAGACGGAAAGCCCGGCTTCATTCATTGGGATGTTGACACATCCATCCGCCCTCAGCCCATCAGCGTGCAAGGCGTGCTCTCTCTGGTAAAGCAGGACAGTGAGACCGGTGGGTTTCAATGCATTCCAAAACTATTTGAGGGTTTCGAAGAGTGGGTCAAAACCCAACCAGAAGACAGAGATCCGAAACACCCCGATTACACTGGTTTTGAGATCGAAAATACTGAGATGGAACCGGGTGATCTCATGATCTTCAACGCCCTGCTGGCCCACGGCATCCGCCCTAACAACTCCAAGGATAAAGTGCGGATCGCGCAATACGTCTCCATGTTCCCGGCAGAACAGGAAAATGAGCAACTTCGGAAAGAGCGCATTCATCAATGGAAGACAATGGAGCCACCACAGCGGGCATCCTTCCCCGGCGACCCGCGTGATTGGGAAAAGAAAAATGCAAAAACCGCTGAACTGACAGACCTTGGCAAAAAACTGCTCGGCGCAGATCTCTGGTAA
- a CDS encoding SDR family oxidoreductase, which yields MTTIKTAVIMAGGSGMGAGAARRLAEDGYKVAILSSSGKGEALANDLGGIGLTGSNQSNEDIQRLVDMTMEKWGRIDVLVNSAGHGPRAPVLELTDEDWHTGMDVYFLNVVRPTRAVTPIMQKQKSGSIINISTFAAFEPDPVFPTSGVFRAGLAAFTKLFADKYAAENIRMNNVLPGFIDSLPEKEEFRSRIPMERYGKTEEISATISFLASDGAGYITGQNLRVDGGITHSV from the coding sequence ATGACCACGATTAAAACAGCTGTGATTATGGCAGGCGGCAGCGGAATGGGCGCAGGCGCAGCTCGTAGACTGGCGGAGGATGGCTATAAAGTCGCCATTCTCTCCTCCTCTGGCAAAGGAGAAGCCCTCGCAAACGATCTCGGCGGCATTGGCCTAACCGGTTCAAACCAATCAAACGAAGACATTCAGCGTCTCGTTGACATGACCATGGAAAAATGGGGTCGCATTGATGTACTAGTCAACAGTGCCGGGCATGGTCCACGTGCACCTGTTCTGGAACTCACCGACGAAGATTGGCACACCGGTATGGATGTTTACTTCCTGAACGTGGTGCGTCCGACGCGGGCGGTAACACCAATCATGCAAAAACAAAAATCTGGCTCGATCATCAACATTTCAACATTCGCCGCATTCGAGCCCGATCCCGTGTTCCCAACATCTGGAGTGTTCCGAGCCGGCCTTGCAGCTTTCACAAAGCTATTCGCGGATAAGTATGCAGCAGAAAACATCCGCATGAACAACGTACTTCCCGGCTTCATCGACAGCTTGCCAGAGAAGGAAGAATTCCGCTCCCGCATTCCAATGGAGCGCTATGGCAAGACCGAAGAAATCTCGGCAACCATCAGTTTCCTCGCCTCAGACGGAGCCGGTTACATAACAGGCCAAAACCTCCGCGTAGACGGCGGCATCACACACTCCGTGTAA
- a CDS encoding LysR substrate-binding domain-containing protein, translated as MKASNLNSLRMFEAAARHENFRLAAEELHLTQGAVAQRIRQLEEELGRKLFLRRPRGLELTVVGQAYYGSIAQALGLIDAATQKLRPEKARISLSVTPSFASKWLVPRLSLFSQIHPQIDVQIVASEHLSDFESDGVDVAIRQGRPPFQSGVEAVLLAPLGLCAVSSPLIASEFPVFHDEAEFLNHPLIEDSHAHWRSLLGARMGDECRVMRFNQTALAMDAAANGQGIALAPRILIENDVEAKRLEVLWRDERISAYGFYVVYPKGQRENTARTAMVNWILSQSQSSIQ; from the coding sequence ATGAAAGCTTCCAATCTTAACAGTCTGCGTATGTTTGAAGCGGCTGCACGACATGAGAACTTCCGTCTTGCCGCGGAGGAGCTGCATCTGACGCAGGGGGCTGTGGCGCAGCGGATTCGGCAGTTGGAGGAGGAGCTTGGGCGAAAGCTTTTTCTACGCAGACCCAGAGGATTGGAGCTGACGGTTGTTGGGCAGGCGTATTATGGGTCTATCGCACAGGCACTTGGTCTTATTGATGCGGCAACGCAAAAGCTGCGACCGGAGAAGGCCCGGATCAGCTTGAGTGTCACGCCGTCTTTCGCTTCCAAGTGGTTGGTTCCCAGGTTGAGTTTGTTTTCGCAAATCCACCCCCAGATTGATGTGCAGATTGTCGCCAGTGAGCATTTGTCAGACTTTGAGAGCGATGGAGTTGATGTTGCGATCCGGCAGGGGAGGCCTCCCTTTCAATCGGGTGTGGAGGCTGTGTTGTTAGCGCCGCTGGGTTTATGTGCCGTCTCTAGTCCCTTAATTGCGAGTGAGTTCCCTGTATTTCATGATGAAGCGGAGTTCCTGAACCATCCTCTTATTGAGGACAGTCATGCGCATTGGCGTTCTCTTTTGGGCGCGCGTATGGGAGACGAATGCCGGGTGATGCGCTTTAATCAGACAGCGCTGGCAATGGACGCTGCTGCAAACGGACAGGGGATCGCCTTGGCACCCCGGATCTTGATTGAAAATGATGTAGAGGCAAAGCGGCTGGAGGTGTTGTGGCGGGATGAGCGGATAAGCGCCTACGGCTTTTATGTAGTCTACCCAAAGGGGCAACGTGAGAATACAGCTCGTACGGCGATGGTGAACTGGATCCTTTCACAAAGTCAGAGCAGCATTCAGTAG